Within the Pseudomonas guangdongensis genome, the region ACCGGCGAGCTGGATGAAGACGCCTTCATTGCCAAGGCGATGGAGATCATGCAGCGCAAGATCGAACGCCTGAAGGAAGAGAAGGCCAAGCTGGCTGTGGAGAACCAAGAGCTGACCCACGAACGCGACGGTCTGTCCTCCGTGGTCGGCTCGAAGATGCACACCCTTGGCCGCTTTGCTCGCACCCTCCCGCAGATCAACAGCCTCGCCATCAAGTCCGACCTGCAGCGCCTCGGCTACCTGTACAGGAAAGGTGGCACCTACCGGATCTACCGCCAGTACGAGCACCTGTTCGTCGAGAAGTTCAACGATCAGTACGGCTCCATCGACATCTTCGTGACCGAGAAGGGCAAGACCCTGATCGCCTCTCTGGCTGACCAGAAGAAGCTGACCATGAAGAAGGCGTATGCAGCATGAGCGAGTGGGTACAGACCCAGACCTGACCGGCTGAATTGACCAGTCAGCTACCCCGAATCCCCAGGCCCGCACAACGCGGGCTTTTTCATGCCTAGAGGAAAGAGACCGTGACCAACGCAATCATCACCCGCGAGTACAACGGCAACGTCTTCACCTTCCGCGAGGACGGCTACTTCAACATGACCGACGCTGCGAAGAAGTTCGGCAAGCGCCTGGATAACTTCATGGTTTCCCCGGAGACCAAGGACTACGTCGAAGCCCTTTCTCAAACCCTGGATTCCAGGGATTGCCAAGTAGTACAGGCGTTCCGTGGGGGCCGCACCCCTGGCACCTGGGGCCATCCCAAGCTCGCCGTCTTCTTCGCCCGCTGGCTGGACGTGAAGTTCGCTGTGTTCTGCGACATGGTGATCGACGACATCCTCAACAAGAAGGCCGAGCTGACCATCACCCAGCCCGCCGAGTCGATGGCCATGAAGGTTCCTCAGTCCTTCCCCGAAGCCCTGCGTCTGGCTGCCGAACTGGCAGAGCAGAACGAGAAGCTCGCCTCCGAGAACAAGGTGATGCACGACGAGCTGAACCTGCTGACCGTCGATGAGTACCGGGCACTGACCCACCGCTACTTCAACCACGGCTACAAGGTGAAGCTGGGTCAGGCAGCCACCCGAGTCCTCCGCTCCGAAGGTCGTGAACCTGACCAGCAGGAGCGCACTGTCCACGTCTTAACAGCCTCGCCGTCACCCCTGACCGGCAGCGCCTCGGCAGGATATATTTGACGCGCGCAGCCCCAAGCTCGTGGGCTACAGATTGCTCATGGCGTACAGCATCCAGCCGACTACGAAAGAGTTGCTCTGCTGGACACTGAGGAGAAAGGTACGCATATCTGGGTGGCGAGGCTGCGTCTCGTCATATCAGGTGAGAAGGAACTGAAATATGCTGGACAAGACCCTGATCAATGGCTTCCGCTTCCTTGAGGAACTCCGCAAGCTCGACCCAGAGATGCAGCTCCAGACTGCACAGACGTTCATGTGCGTTGCCCTTCGTCCGGGCATCACGATGAAGGAGATAGGAGACAAGCTGGGACTTTCCCAGTCCTCTTGCTCCAGAAACGTAGCGGCGCTCTCGAAGGTGCATCGCCTGAACAAACCAGGGCACAACCTTGTGGTGGCGGTCGAAGACCCAATGGAACGCCGCCGCAAGGTGGTAAACCTCACCCCAGATGGCGAGCGTATGGCCCGTAACATCAAGGCTCTACTCGAAGGCAACGACTTCTAAGCGAGGAGTGGTGCAAGACAGGCCTCGAACCTGGACAAAGCAGGTATTGCATCCGGAGCGGGAGGCCGAAGCCATCGCCGCGCTCGACCCTCTCCGCTCACTGCAACCACCCAACAGCATCGAAGTCCACTGCCTCCACCACCGGGGCCAGTACCTCGGGCCTGAAGTCCTTACCGTAGCGACTGAAGGTGATGCCACCCGTCTGGTGCCCCAGCAGCCCACCTACCAGCGCCTCACTGAGACCCTTCTGCTTCAGGTGATCGGCAATGGTGTGACGGAAGCTGTGGAAGTCCTTCTGCCCTTCCCCATCCCTGAAGCCCAACTGCTCACGAACACGGGCGAACCACTTCGACGGAGCAGCCGCGTAGCCATGCTTCTTGTGGCAGGTCAGTTCAGGGAAGACCCGCTGGTGCCCTGCCGCCCGCTGCTTCTGGATGAACTCGATGAAGCCCAGCGCCTTGAGCTTGGAATGGATCGGCACCAGCCGCTCGGAAGATGCAGTCTTGAGCTTCTGATCGGGTCGTGATGCTCGGATGTGGAGGCAGTCCACACCGTTGATGGTCACCACATCGTCGAGGTAGAGCTGACACAGCTCATTGAGCCTTGCTCCGGTATACAGCCCCAGCAGGGGTAGCCAGTACTGATTCGGCTTCTTGGTGCTGGCCGAGGCGTATACCTCCTTCGAGAACAACCGGCGCAGATCCTCCTCGGTGAAGACACTGCGCTCCTCGCTGACCTTGCCCCGCTGCCTCACCCTCAGCCCATCGAAGGGATTGCGCTCGCAGTAGCCCTCACGGATGGCGTAGGAGAAGAAGGTAGTCAGGTTCTTCACATAGTTGTTGAACGTAGTAAGGCTGATCGTGCTGGTTGCCGTCTTGATGATCTCCTCCAAGGACTGGCCTTCGGGGAGCTGATAGAGACGCGGAGGCAGCTTGAGTGCTGTCTCGCGGAACTTCCGGGCATCCTGGCGGGTGATCAGGTCAATGGGCATGTCACCGATGATCCGCACCAGCAGGGCAGCAACGGATCGCTTGTCGTCGATGGTCTTGGTCGAGACGCCTTCCTGCTCCTGCTGCCCCAAGCACTCCTCGACCACCTTGGAGAAGCGAGGAGACGTACTGGGCGAGTCTGGCACCAACCCCATGCCTTGACCTGAAGAAGCTCTTGTAGAGGCTCTGCGGAGCTTCTGAGAGCCTTCTGCCTCTCTGCCCTGCCCCACCTCGCCATTCGCTCCGGGCTGCCCCTGTGGGGGCACTCCAGAAGCCACCATCTCGACCAACTGCTGCTGACGGAGCCATGAGGCCCAACTGGCGACTCGCTTGCCTCCAGCCTCCCATGCACCACGCAAGGCATCAAGACAGGGACGAACACCCTGGAAGGCTTGGGTGTAGAGGCGCTGAACCTGCAGGAGCAACTCACGGCCACGGATCAAGGCTTCGCGCTTGCAGCGGGTCTGCAGGGAGCGACGAATCTCGGCACAGGGGAACAACGGACGAAGGACTTCTGGCACCACGATCCTGAAATAGAAGACCGAGTGTCGGGACAACCAGAGGTAGGAGGGAACGGCTGGCACGGTGGATCACCCTTTGGATCACTCGCGTGTCTCAGGGCAAAAAACCGTT harbors:
- a CDS encoding BRO-N domain-containing protein, with protein sequence MTNQVTNFKFEGSAEIRVVSIDGNPWFVAKDVCKAIGYNVKESGDVNTSQALKPLASDEVITSQISDNRGKPPKLISESGLYKLIMRSNKPEARRFQDWVTREVLPAIRKDGAYIMGEEKVATGELDEDAFIAKAMEIMQRKIERLKEEKAKLAVENQELTHERDGLSSVVGSKMHTLGRFARTLPQINSLAIKSDLQRLGYLYRKGGTYRIYRQYEHLFVEKFNDQYGSIDIFVTEKGKTLIASLADQKKLTMKKAYAA
- a CDS encoding KilA-N domain-containing protein, which produces MTNAIITREYNGNVFTFREDGYFNMTDAAKKFGKRLDNFMVSPETKDYVEALSQTLDSRDCQVVQAFRGGRTPGTWGHPKLAVFFARWLDVKFAVFCDMVIDDILNKKAELTITQPAESMAMKVPQSFPEALRLAAELAEQNEKLASENKVMHDELNLLTVDEYRALTHRYFNHGYKVKLGQAATRVLRSEGREPDQQERTVHVLTASPSPLTGSASAGYI
- a CDS encoding MarR family winged helix-turn-helix transcriptional regulator, whose amino-acid sequence is MLDKTLINGFRFLEELRKLDPEMQLQTAQTFMCVALRPGITMKEIGDKLGLSQSSCSRNVAALSKVHRLNKPGHNLVVAVEDPMERRRKVVNLTPDGERMARNIKALLEGNDF
- a CDS encoding site-specific integrase, which produces MPAVPSYLWLSRHSVFYFRIVVPEVLRPLFPCAEIRRSLQTRCKREALIRGRELLLQVQRLYTQAFQGVRPCLDALRGAWEAGGKRVASWASWLRQQQLVEMVASGVPPQGQPGANGEVGQGREAEGSQKLRRASTRASSGQGMGLVPDSPSTSPRFSKVVEECLGQQEQEGVSTKTIDDKRSVAALLVRIIGDMPIDLITRQDARKFRETALKLPPRLYQLPEGQSLEEIIKTATSTISLTTFNNYVKNLTTFFSYAIREGYCERNPFDGLRVRQRGKVSEERSVFTEEDLRRLFSKEVYASASTKKPNQYWLPLLGLYTGARLNELCQLYLDDVVTINGVDCLHIRASRPDQKLKTASSERLVPIHSKLKALGFIEFIQKQRAAGHQRVFPELTCHKKHGYAAAPSKWFARVREQLGFRDGEGQKDFHSFRHTIADHLKQKGLSEALVGGLLGHQTGGITFSRYGKDFRPEVLAPVVEAVDFDAVGWLQ